A single window of Gossypium hirsutum isolate 1008001.06 chromosome A10, Gossypium_hirsutum_v2.1, whole genome shotgun sequence DNA harbors:
- the LOC107939391 gene encoding uncharacterized protein, producing MGNESRRLLLLLIFLLTVQLRVISVIGICEHSFNDGNKLYNFSLASPLPKFPHGILSEDGFYKVAGNETVLWFQLCGGMLFNHDPPRCAQCSECGGPSRCGTECSALAARNAGGYHVCSTLGHASSTNVSILDKQNPFKGVIVRMSSSGKDPSCSLSVSIICDSNGAQGPDSVEKLGTCDYATTLRHPSGCATIISIGGKGFGWFGTLLIIIICLFGAYLLAGTVYRYFFFGVHGIEAVPNLDLWASLPHRTQIFFSSLVRQFSGPSTSHRNSYSPVNS from the exons ATGGGAAATGAATCTCGGAGATTGCTTCTTCTATTGATTTTTCTCTTGACGGTTCAACTCCGAGTTATCTCAGTCATTGGGATCTGTGAACACAGCTTCAATGACGGCAACAAGTTATACAACTTTAGCTTGGCTTCTCCTTTGCCTAAATTCCCTCATGGCATTCTCAGCGAAGACGG GTTTTATAAAGTGGCGGGGAATGAGACTGTGCTTTGGTTTCAG CTTTGTGGTGGAATGCTTTTTAACCATGATCCACCTAGATGTGCTCAGTGCTCG GAATGTGGAGGTCCATCACGCTGTGGAACGGAATGTAGTGCGTTAGCGGCTAGAAATGCTGGAG GTTATCACGTATGTTCTACTCTTGGACATGCTTCAAGTACAAATGTTAGCATCCTTG ACAAGCAGAACCCTTTCAAAGGTGTCATCGTTAGAATGTCAAGCAGTGGAAAAGATCCCAGTTGTTCGCTCTCGGTCTCAATCATTTGTGATTCAAATGGAGCTCAA GGGCCAGATTCAGTGGAGAAACTGGGGACTTGTGATTAT GCTACAACGCTGCGGCATCCTTCTGGTTGTGCAACAATCATATCCATTGGTGGGAAAGGGTTTGGCTGGTTTGGCACCTTGCTAATCAT TATCATATGCCTCTTTGGAGCCTATCTGCTTGCTGGTACAGTTTATCGATATTTTTTCTTTGGAGTTCACGGTATAGAA GCAGTTCCAAACTTGGATTTGTGGGCCAGCTTACCACATAGAACTCAG ATATTTTTCTCCTCTTTGGTACGACAGTTTAGTGGACCTTCAACCAGTCACAGAAACTCCTATTCGCCAGTCAATTCTTGA